GCCTTCATAGAACCTTCTGAGTGACCTGTCAAAAGCCAGGGATAAGAGGGTGGGGAAGTCTGTGGTAGCCCATGCTCTTTTTACCACTTCCTGTTCACTTAACATCGAAAAGTTTTCACCCGCTGCTGTTAATCTGTCTTTGGCTACATCCAGGAGTCTCATGTTTCTGAACTGCTGTGCTTTTTCGTTTCCGTTAAGGTCTATAGATCCGGGAATCGCTCTTGCAACAATTCCTTCTACCATCGAGATTCTTTTTTTCTCGGATTCATCTTGCGTCACTTCTGCTGGCGGAGGAGCTGCTACGGGCGCCGGATTGGCTCTTTTGGCTACTTCATCGATGATCAGTGCTCTGGCATCATGTAATGAGGTACCGTTTTTGATGAGTGAATCTGCGAAGGATGTTTCTAAGCCTGCCCGCTGGCAGACCTCTGAAATATCCATTGCTCTTTGTCTTTCCTGGGCAACAGCCTCTGCTCTTACCTCTGATTCATTTACTTTGGGTTCAGGTGTGGGTGTATTCTGAACTTTTGGCGGTGTTGGGACTTCATCCGCCGGGATATTATCTAGGTCCATTATCGTAATTAAATTAAAATGTTCTTCTTTTTGCTGAGATCGTATTCCGGAATTAAAGTCTGCCGGAACGGGTACCAGTGATAATTCATTGGGAGTCCAGCGTGTGGCCCTGTACTCGGGAATTTCTTTGCCATTTTTTGAAACGGTGTACTGATCGACCTTGTAGCCAACACTCATATGACGGATGATGCCTTGTCTCACTTTAGCAATGATATCTGCATCTTTTTCCGTACTGGAAAGTCTGATAATGGCTTTGGCCTGTTTGGTGTTTTCATCGATCCAGGCTGACTCTACCACGCCCAGAATATTTTCCAGTCCATAGGATTGATGGGAGTCCAAAACAGAAAGGCCTCTATTGAGTCTTTCAAAATTGATGGCATCTTTGGAAATCTCGAGAACTTCATTGAAATAGCATCCTTCATTCCAGTCATACCTTTTTACCGGAGTTTCTGTAGCGAAAACCACCTCAATGGTGTTGTTCTCTTCATTGAAGCTGTTCTCGGGTATTGAAGCCCTGACGTAGGATAAGGAAACTTTTGCCTTTTTCATGATACAAAGCAAAGGATTGGATTCCAGAGTATCTTTGCTAAATATTTGACACAAAACCTCACATTGGCGAGGTGCATCTACAAGCTTAAAACGAAATTTTCAAAAAGAAGAACGCTCTTCAATTTTTAGAATTAATTTTGTACATTTGAAAAAAATATTTATTATTTCTTATGAGTGAAGAATTATTACAAAGAGATTTGCAAAAAAATCCTGAGAAAATAGGGAAATGGGATTTCTATAATATTGGTGCTACTTCAATCAAGAATCTAAAAGAATTCGGAATAATAAGAAATGTTGATTATGGGAGTGAAGAAAAGAAAAAAATTGATGCTTTAATCGTACAAAAGAAAAACGTAATTGCGGTAATTGAATATAAAAAACCTTCCGAATTTAAAACAGCCATACAAAAACAGAAAGCTATTGAGCAAGAATTAGAAGTTGCAAAAAAGCTTGATGCTCATATAATAATTGCCACAGATACTAAAGATACAATTTGGGTAAATGTTCTAACAGGAAATAAAATAAAGGATGAAAAAGGTAATTTTATAAAAGAAAATTTTAACCCAAAAGACGAGAAATTACCTGAATTAATTGAAAAAATAAAATATTCTATAAATGAATTAAGTGATCAATTGAAACCAAAAGAATTAGTAAATCCTACTGATTTAGCTAAACAAATTTGGCAAGATATTTGGTCCGTCAGTGGAGCAACTCCTGAAAACTGTTTATATACTTTCGTGGAACTGTTTATTTTCAAATATTTAAGTGATTTAGGGGTTTTACAAGGTATTTTTAATTTTAATACTTTATATTCAAGCTACGATGGAAATACAGAAGATGAAGTGTTAGAGACATACGCAACAACTATACGTCCAAAAATTAAGACCCTTTTTCCTGAAAATTCAATTGACAAAACAACAATTATTAACGGAACTATATTTGTAAGTAAAGATCAAAAAGCTGTACAAGGTTATAGTACGGTTTTTAAAAAAGTTCTAAAAAAGTTCAAAGATTATGGAAAGCTTGAACATATTGATTATGACTTTAAAAGTCAACTTTTTGAAAGTTTCTTAAAAGAAAGTATAAGCAAGAAAAATTGGGGACAATTTTTTACACCAATTAAAGTCGTTAGGGCTGTTGTAGAAATGGCTAAGGATGATATAAAAGAAGGTGTTAAAATATGTGACCCAGCTTGTGGTGTTGGAAAATTTCTTTTAGAACCCATTATTACAAAACTAGACCAATTTTATGAAGTAAAAAAAGGAAAATTAATTCCTAAAATTACGATTCATGGATACGATAAAGGTTTTGATAAAGACGAACAAAAAACAATTATATTGGCCAAAGCCAATATGCTCATTTATTTTTCCGATTTATTAAAAGATAATCCTACAATTACAACTGAATTTGCAAAACTTTTTAATGAAAGTTTTATTTTAAAAACTAATTCTATTTTAGGGACACTTTCTGAACCGATTGAAAATCAGTATGATTTAATTGTAACTAATCCACCTTATGTAACGAGTGGAAGTAGTAATTTAAAAGATGAAATAAAAAAAGATGGAGACCTTGTAAATTATTATAAAATCAATGCTATTGGTGTTGAAGGTTTGTTTATGGAATGGATTGTCAAAGCTTTAAAACCAAATGGGAAGGCATTTATAATTGTCCCAGACGGTATTTTTAATCGTCAAAATGATAAAAATTTAAGACAATTTTTACTTGATGAATGTTTTATTGATGGTATTATTTCTTTGCCAATTAAAACTTTTTTTACAACTCCCAAAAGAACATATATACTTTGCTTAACAAAAAAAGGGCACAAAAAGCAAATCCAAACAGATCCGGTTTTCACTTATTTTGTAAGTGAAATGGGAGAAAGTAGAGATGTTTATCGATTTGATATTGACCAAGATGATTTAAATGAAGCGGTAACATTATATTCCTTTTTCAAAGGTAATAAACAAAGTTTTAGTAAAATAAATACTGATGTTCGTTGTAAAATTCAGCCGATCGAACTTTTTAAACCAGAAAATCATTGGTGTGTAGAAAGATGGTGGTCATCTGAAGAAAAGGAGACTTTAGGAATTAAGGATGAAAATCTAAAATTAAAAATTGAAGAATTTCCGACTTTATTAGAGGAAGTTTCAAATAGTATTATTTCTATTAAAGCCGAAGTTGAAGAGTTATCAAATGACGCAAATAAACCTAAATTTATCAAGCTTGCTATTAAGGATATTTTTGATTTAAAAATCAAAACTAACAATAGTAAATTTACTAAAACGTTTATTGATAAAAACAAAGGTGAAATTCCTGTCTATTCAGCTTCTAAATTTCCTGAAAACGTTGATTATGGTTATGTAAAAGACAAATTAGAAGGGGTGAAATATTTTGAAGATTGTTTAACCTGGAATATTGACGGTTCTATAGGAAAAGTATATTTACGTAAAGGCAGATTTTCTTTGTCAGAGAAGGTAATTCCTTTAATTCTTCAAAAAAAGTATAAGGATAGTTTAGATTTACTGTTCTTAAAATATGCAATCGAAATGGAATTTAGTAAACATTATTTTGGTTTTGATAATAAGGCGGGTAAAGGTAAAATTCAAGAGATTGAAATTTCAATTCCAACTGATAGCAAGGGTAGTTTTGACTTAGATTTACAAAAACAATTAGCAGAAAAATTCAAACGAATAGAAGATATAAAGAAAAGTATTTCTGACGAA
The nucleotide sequence above comes from Chryseobacterium sp. 7. Encoded proteins:
- a CDS encoding prohead protease/major capsid protein fusion protein, which codes for MKKAKVSLSYVRASIPENSFNEENNTIEVVFATETPVKRYDWNEGCYFNEVLEISKDAINFERLNRGLSVLDSHQSYGLENILGVVESAWIDENTKQAKAIIRLSSTEKDADIIAKVRQGIIRHMSVGYKVDQYTVSKNGKEIPEYRATRWTPNELSLVPVPADFNSGIRSQQKEEHFNLITIMDLDNIPADEVPTPPKVQNTPTPEPKVNESEVRAEAVAQERQRAMDISEVCQRAGLETSFADSLIKNGTSLHDARALIIDEVAKRANPAPVAAPPPAEVTQDESEKKRISMVEGIVARAIPGSIDLNGNEKAQQFRNMRLLDVAKDRLTAAGENFSMLSEQEVVKRAWATTDFPTLLSLAFDRSLRRFYEGYADEWRFIARQENATDFREKTGIKVDGAVSFDEIPEAGEYKESNILQAEDAKIKLKKFGRKYSISDIAIINDDLSVFSRLPQIMALGAQQFQSDLVWSNIIDNKNAPDGKTLFHADHKNYDATGAPLTTDALSTARTAMRRQKSPAGLKLGIKPQYLLVPPELQTTAERLVSAVLATETGNVNVFAGQLRVMVSDQLEDPKAWYLLADPSAISADGIVYAYLNGQGGLKTESRVNWDTDALEVKGSMAFATAVWGWEGWYKNKGK
- a CDS encoding N-6 DNA methylase encodes the protein MSEELLQRDLQKNPEKIGKWDFYNIGATSIKNLKEFGIIRNVDYGSEEKKKIDALIVQKKNVIAVIEYKKPSEFKTAIQKQKAIEQELEVAKKLDAHIIIATDTKDTIWVNVLTGNKIKDEKGNFIKENFNPKDEKLPELIEKIKYSINELSDQLKPKELVNPTDLAKQIWQDIWSVSGATPENCLYTFVELFIFKYLSDLGVLQGIFNFNTLYSSYDGNTEDEVLETYATTIRPKIKTLFPENSIDKTTIINGTIFVSKDQKAVQGYSTVFKKVLKKFKDYGKLEHIDYDFKSQLFESFLKESISKKNWGQFFTPIKVVRAVVEMAKDDIKEGVKICDPACGVGKFLLEPIITKLDQFYEVKKGKLIPKITIHGYDKGFDKDEQKTIILAKANMLIYFSDLLKDNPTITTEFAKLFNESFILKTNSILGTLSEPIENQYDLIVTNPPYVTSGSSNLKDEIKKDGDLVNYYKINAIGVEGLFMEWIVKALKPNGKAFIIVPDGIFNRQNDKNLRQFLLDECFIDGIISLPIKTFFTTPKRTYILCLTKKGHKKQIQTDPVFTYFVSEMGESRDVYRFDIDQDDLNEAVTLYSFFKGNKQSFSKINTDVRCKIQPIELFKPENHWCVERWWSSEEKETLGIKDENLKLKIEEFPTLLEEVSNSIISIKAEVEELSNDANKPKFIKLAIKDIFDLKIKTNNSKFTKTFIDKNKGEIPVYSASKFPENVDYGYVKDKLEGVKYFEDCLTWNIDGSIGKVYLRKGRFSLSEKVIPLILQKKYKDSLDLLFLKYAIEMEFSKHYFGFDNKAGKGKIQEIEISIPTDSKGSFDLDLQKQLAEKFKRIEDIKKSISDELEKISSTEIEFE